Proteins encoded by one window of Lathyrus oleraceus cultivar Zhongwan6 chromosome 1, CAAS_Psat_ZW6_1.0, whole genome shotgun sequence:
- the LOC127127726 gene encoding UDP-glycosyltransferase 74G1 — translation MDKEKKKHVPHCLILPYPAQGHMNPMIQFSKRLIEKQVKVTLITVTSLWKTISNKKLSSLEVESISDGYDEGGLSAAESLEIYKETFWRVGSESLSELLHKLSSSENPPSCVIYDAFLPWALDVAKSFGLLGVAFFTQSCSVSIIYFQAHEKLIELPLSKSEYLLPGLPKLAQGDLPSFLSKYGSYPCYFDILVNQFDNIGKADWILANSIYELEKEAVDWLVKIWPLKTIGPSIPSMLLDKRLKEDKEYGINVSDPNTEFCIKWLNDKPKGSVVYVSFGSMAGLSEEQTHELAYGLKESETFYLWVVRDCDQRNLPKGFEKTSKKGLIVTWSPQLLVLTHEAVGCFVTHCGWNSTLEALSIGVPLIAMPLWTDQLTNAKLIVDVWKIGVRAVADEKEIVRSETIKDCVKEIIETEKGNEIRKSALKWKNLAKTSFDEGGRSDQSIAEFVNSLAQF, via the exons ATGGATAAGGAAAAGAAAAAGCATGTACCTCATTGTCTGATCTTACCATATCCAGCACAAGGTCACATGAATCCTATGATTCAATTCTCAAAACGTTTAATAGAAAAACAAGTTAAGGTAACACTTATAACCGTTACATCTCTTTGGAAAACTATTAGCAACAAAAAGCTATCTTCACTTGAAGTTGAAAGCATCTCAGATGGATATGATGAAGGAGGCTTATCAGCAGCTGAAAGTTTAGAGATTTACAAAGAAACATTTTGGAGAGTTGGATCAGAGTCACTTTCTGAACTTCTTCATAAACTTTCTTCCTCAGAAAATCCACCAAGTTGTGTTATCTATGATGCTTTTTTGCCTTGGGCTCTTGATGTTGCTAAGAGTTTTGGGCTACTTGGTGTGGCTTTTTTCACTCAATCTTGTTCTGTTAGTATTATATATTTTCAGGCTCATGAGAAGTTGATTGAGTTACCACTTTCAAAATCTGAGTATTTGTTGCCTGGATTGCCTAAACTTGCTCAAGGGGATTTGCCTTCTTTTCTGTCTAAGTATGGATCTTATCCTTGTTACTTTGACATACTGGTCAATCAATTTGACAATATTGGTAAAGCTGATTGGATTCTTGCAAACTCTATCTATGAACTCGAAAAAGAG GCGGTGGATTGGTTAGTGAAGATTTGGCCATTAAAGACAATAGGACCATCCATACCATCTATGTTATTAGACAAAAGACTCAAAGAAGACAAAGAATATGGCATTAACGTCTCAGATCCAAACACAGAATTTTGCATCAAATGGCTTAATGACAAACCAAAAGGATCGGTTGTTTATGTCTCATTTGGAAGCATGGCTGGTCTAAGTGAAGAACAAACACATGAACTAGCTTATGGATTAAAAGAAAGTGAAACTTTTTACTTGTGGGTCGTTAGAGATTGTGATCAAAGGAATCTTCCAAAAGGGTTTGAAAAAACATCAAAAAAAGGTCTAATAGTAACATGGTCTCCACAACTACTAGTGTTGACACATGAAGCTGTTGGATGTTTCGTGACGCATTGCGGTTGGAATTCGACTTTGGAAGCATTGAGCATTGGAGTTCCATTGATTGCTATGCCACTCTGGACTGATCAACTCACTAATGCAAAACTTATTGTTGATGTTTGGAAAATTGGAGTTAGAGCTGTCGCTGATGAGAAAGAGATTGTTAGAAGTGAAACTATTAAGGATTGTGTGAAGGAAATTATTGAGACTGAAAAAGGAAATGAAATAAGGAAAAGTGCTTTGAAATGGAAGAATTTGGCCAAGACTTCTTTCGATGAAGGTGGAAGATCTGATCAAAGTATTGCAGAATTTGTGAATTCTTTGGCTCAATTCTGA